A single region of the Gephyromycinifex aptenodytis genome encodes:
- a CDS encoding superoxide dismutase: MAEYTLPDLPYDYSALEPHISGKIMELHHDKHHATYVKGANTAVEKMAEARADGTIADKALLLSRNLAFNLGGHTNHSIFWKNLSPNGGDKPTGELAAAIDEFFGSFEQFQAHFTGVASTLQGSGWAMLGYDQLGQRLLIEQMTDQHGNITAGFVPVVMLDMWEHAFYLDYQNVKPDYIKAWWNVVNWEDAAARFEAARSATPLIG, encoded by the coding sequence ATGGCTGAGTACACGCTTCCGGATCTGCCCTACGACTACTCCGCTCTTGAGCCGCACATCAGCGGCAAGATCATGGAGCTGCACCACGACAAGCACCACGCGACCTACGTCAAGGGTGCCAACACCGCGGTCGAGAAGATGGCCGAGGCTCGCGCTGACGGCACCATTGCCGACAAGGCACTGCTGCTCTCGCGCAACCTGGCCTTCAACCTGGGTGGGCACACCAACCACTCGATCTTCTGGAAGAACCTGTCACCGAACGGGGGCGACAAGCCCACCGGTGAGCTCGCCGCAGCCATCGATGAGTTCTTCGGTAGCTTCGAGCAGTTCCAGGCCCACTTCACCGGGGTCGCCTCGACGCTGCAGGGTTCCGGCTGGGCCATGCTCGGTTACGACCAGCTCGGCCAGCGTCTCCTCATCGAGCAGATGACCGACCAGCACGGCAACATCACCGCCGGCTTCGTCCCGGTCGTCATGCTCGACATGTGGGAGCACGCCTTCTACCTGGACTACCAGAACGTCAAGCCGGACTACATCAAGGCTTGGTGGAACGTCGTCAACTGGGAAGACGCCGCCGCCCGCTTCGAGGCCGCCCGCAGCGCCACGCCGCTGATCGGCTGA
- a CDS encoding rhodanese-like domain-containing protein, with protein sequence MTEIPLTEFMNQRTADTVLVDVREQDEYEEAHIPGVVHIPLGQLSARTAEIPQPSGDDPIYVVCRSGKRSLQGAQVLSQAGLPAVSVMEGTLGWIEAGGEVRTGSQR encoded by the coding sequence ATGACTGAGATCCCCCTTACCGAGTTCATGAACCAGCGCACCGCCGACACCGTTCTCGTCGACGTCCGCGAGCAGGACGAGTACGAGGAGGCCCACATTCCTGGCGTCGTGCACATCCCCCTGGGTCAGCTGTCCGCCCGCACGGCTGAGATCCCTCAGCCCAGCGGCGACGACCCGATCTACGTGGTCTGCCGCAGCGGCAAGCGAAGCCTGCAGGGCGCACAGGTGCTATCCCAGGCAGGGCTCCCGGCCGTCTCCGTGATGGAAGGCACCCTGGGCTGGATCGAGGCCGGCGGCGAGGTCCGCACCGGATCGCAGCGCTGA
- a CDS encoding sulfite exporter TauE/SafE family protein, with protein MAWWIVPIGMVLGVIVGALGGGGSILAIPVLVYLLGQSPAAATTGSLVIVTLTSIAGLAAHLRSGCVRVGTALAFGGLGVVGAFLGSLAATRVDGQVLLSAFCVLLFVVATLMVRRRHRATCAERAGKAPSALSRARPLSVFAAATGVGALTGFFGVGGGFAIVPALTLVLGMSMPVAIGTSLLVIILNSATALIARAPSLPQLDWPLIGVFSLAAMTGSILGAWTSKRTNRHTLTLAFAILLYAVALYTGAQTIPAWF; from the coding sequence GTGGCCTGGTGGATCGTCCCGATCGGGATGGTCCTCGGCGTGATCGTCGGTGCACTGGGCGGGGGTGGTTCGATCCTGGCCATCCCCGTCCTGGTGTACCTGCTGGGCCAGAGCCCGGCCGCAGCGACAACCGGTTCGCTGGTCATCGTCACGCTCACCTCCATTGCCGGGCTCGCCGCGCATCTGCGTTCTGGCTGCGTCCGGGTCGGCACAGCCCTGGCATTCGGGGGGTTGGGCGTCGTAGGCGCTTTTCTCGGATCGTTGGCTGCAACGCGGGTCGATGGGCAGGTACTTCTCAGCGCGTTCTGTGTGCTGCTGTTCGTCGTGGCCACCCTCATGGTGCGTCGCCGACACCGGGCGACGTGCGCCGAGCGCGCCGGGAAGGCGCCGAGCGCCCTGAGCCGGGCTCGACCACTGAGCGTGTTCGCGGCGGCCACCGGCGTGGGGGCGCTCACCGGCTTCTTCGGCGTCGGCGGCGGATTCGCCATCGTGCCGGCGTTGACGCTGGTGCTCGGCATGTCGATGCCGGTGGCGATCGGCACGTCCCTGCTGGTCATCATCCTCAACAGCGCCACGGCCCTGATCGCCCGCGCCCCCAGCCTGCCTCAGCTCGACTGGCCCCTCATCGGTGTCTTCTCACTCGCGGCGATGACGGGCAGCATCCTGGGCGCCTGGACCTCCAAACGGACGAACCGGCACACCCTGACCTTGGCTTTCGCGATCCTGTTGTACGCGGTCGCGCTCTACACCGGTGCGCAAACCATCCCGGCCTGGTTCTGA